The genomic stretch CCGGCGTCGCCGCCTTCAACGAGCAGTGCCGGTCCATGGTGCTGCGGTACGTGGCCGAATGGCGCAAGACCGTCACCCGCATGGGGCGCTGGGTCGATTTCGACAATGACTACAAAACCATGGACGCGTCGTTCATGGAGTCGGTCTGGTGGGTGGTGAAGCAACTGTGGGATCAGGGGCGCATCTATCGGTCGTATCGGATCGTCCCCTATAGTTGGAAGCTCAACACGCCGCTGAGCAACCTCGAGGCGGGGAACAACTACAAGGATGTGCAGGATCCGGCCGTGACCGTCCGGGCGCGGGTGACGTCGGGCGCGCCCGAGGCGTGGGGCGGCCCGGTCTACCTGCTGATCTGGACGACCACGCCCTGGACCCTGCCCGCCAATCTGGCGATCTGCGCCGGTCCGGAGATCGGCTACGTGGCGGTGCGCGACCGGAAGGAGGGCGCGATCTACGTCCTCGCCGAGGCGCGCCTGGCCGCCCACTACCCGGACGCCGCCGATTACACGATCGTGGCGCGGCTCCCCGGCCGCGCCCTGGACGGCTGGCGCTACGAGCCGCTCTTCCCCTATTTCGCCGGCGAACCGAACGCCTTCCGCGTGCTGAACGACGGCTACGTGACCACTGAAGACGGCACGGGGCTGGTGCACCAGGCCCCCGCCTATGGCGAGGACGACTTCCGCGTCTGCACTGCGGCGGGGATCGCGCTGGCGGATCCGCTCGACGAGAACTGCCGCTTCACCGCCCGCGTCCCGGAGCATGCGGGGACCTTCTGCAAGGACGCGGACAAGGCGATCATCCGCCAGCTCAAGGAGGCGGGCAAGCTGGTGCATCAGACCACCCTGGTCCACAGCTACCCGTTCTGCGAGCGGACCGACACGCCGCTGATCCAGCGCGCCATCGAGGCCTGGTATGTCCGCGTGGAGGACGTGCGCGACCGCCTGGCCGCCGCCAACGCCGAGATCCGCTGGACGCCCGGCTATGTGGGCGAGAAGCGATTCGGCAACTGGCTGCGCGAGGCCAAGGACTGGAACATCAGCCGCAACCGCTTCTGGGGCTCGTGCATTCCGGTGTGGGTCAACGAGGCCGATCCCGCCGACTGCATCTGCGTCGGCTCAGTCGCCGAGCTGGAGGCGCTCTCGGGGCAGCGGGTGACGGATCTGCACAAGCACGTGATTGACGCGATCCTCATCGTCCGAGACGGCAAGACCTACCGCCGCACGCCGGAGGTGCTCGACTGCTGGTTCGAGTCGGGCGCCATGCCCTACGCGCAGCAGCACTATCCGTTTGAGGGTGCCGATGTCCTGACGCGCGTGTTTCCGGCGCAGTTCATCGCCGAGGGGCTGGATCAGACCCGCGGCTGGTTCTACTACCTGCTCCTGCTGGGCGTGCTCCTCTTTGACAAGGCCCCCTTCGAGAACGTGGTCGTCAACGGCATGGTGCTCGCCGAGGACGGCAAGAAGATGAGCAAGCGGCTCAAGAACTACCCCGACCCGACGTATGTTCTCGACACCTATGGCGCCGACGCCATCCGCCTCTACATGATCCACTCGCCTGTGGTCCGGGCCGAGAACCTCCGCTTCTCCGAGCACGGCGTGAAGCAGATCCTGCGCGACCTGCTCATCCCCTGGTGGAACGCCTACAGCTTCTTTGTGACCTACGCGACGGTCGACGGGTTCTGCGAGGAGGAGGTGGCCGCGCCCGACTCGCCGCACGAGCTCGACCGCTGGATCATCTCGTCGCTGGAGACGCTGGTCGCGGACGTGACCGCGGCGATGGATGCCTACGACCTGCAGAAGTCGGTGCGGCCGTTTGTGCTGTTTGTCGAGAATCTGACGAACTGGTACATCCGCCGCTCCCGCCGCCGCTTCTGGAAGTCTCAGAACGACGCCGACAAGCACTACGCCTACCGCACGCTGCGCTACGTGCTTGTGCAGCTCTGCCAGGTGGCGGCGCCCTTCACGCCGTTCATCTCCGAGGCGATCTACCGCAACCTGCGCGGCGCGGGGATGCCCGAGTCGGTCCACCTCTGCGACTTTCCCGAGGCCAACGCGGCGGTGCGCGACGAGGCGCTCGAGCGGCGCATGGCGCAGGCGCAGAGCGCGGTGAACCTCGGCCATTTCCTGCGCAAGCAGCGCGATCTCAAGGTGCGGCAGCCGCTGGCGCGAGCGACGCTGGCCAGCGCCGATGCCGCGCAGCTCGATGATCTGCGGCCCATGGCGGGCCTGATCGCCGACGAACTCAACGTCAAGGAGGTCTCCTTTGCCGCCGACGAGCAGGCGTTTGTGCGGCTGACGGCCAAGGCGAATTTTAAGACCCTCGGCCGCCGTCTGGGCAAACGGATGAAGGCGGCGGCGGACGCCATCGCCGTCCTGCCGGCGGCGGCGCTGGCGGCGCTGACCGAGGGCCGGGGCCACACGCTCGATCTGGGCGATGGCGAAGGGGCCGTCCCGTTGACGGCCGAGGATGTGCTGGTGCAGCGAGAAGAACGCGAGGGGCTCACCGTGGCCAACGCGGGGACGCTGACGCTGGCGCTGGAGACCGCGCTGGACGAGGCGCTGCTGTGCGAAGGGCTGGCCCGCGAATTTGTCTCCACCGTGCAGGGGCTGCGCAAGGAGGCCGATCTGGCCATCTCCGACCGGATCACGCTGGAGGTGTCGGGCTCAGACGCCGTGCGCGCCGCTCTGGAGGCACACCGCGACACCATCTGCGGCGAGACGCTCTGCGTCGGCCTGCGGCTGGTGGATGAAGCTTCCGGAACGGCGGCCGAGCTCAACGGCCAGCCGTGCGTGGTCGTCCTGAAACGGAAAGCCGTCTGAATGGCGACAGGGGTGATGCGTGCTGACCGAGTGGTTTTGGACCTTTCTGGACACGCTTCAGGCCAACACCTGTCTGCAGGGGCTGGTGGCGGGCGCCGGAACGTGGATCTTTGAGGACGGCGTAAGCATCGGGTGCGCCATGCTGGCGGCCTCCCGCGACATGCACTGGCAGGTGGTGCTGGCGGCGCTGACGCTCGGCATCGCCTCGGGCGACTTCGCGCTGTATCTGACGGGCCGTTTTGCCTCGCGGCAGGTCTTCAAGCGCAACT from Lentisphaerota bacterium encodes the following:
- a CDS encoding isoleucine--tRNA ligase — translated: MYQPVSNKSDFPAMEREVLAFWATHDTFKKSLERNPAGRDYVFYDGPPFATGLPHYGHLLAGTIKDIVPRYQTMRGRRVARRFGWDCHGLPIEALAQEALGVSGAAEIRSTGVAAFNEQCRSMVLRYVAEWRKTVTRMGRWVDFDNDYKTMDASFMESVWWVVKQLWDQGRIYRSYRIVPYSWKLNTPLSNLEAGNNYKDVQDPAVTVRARVTSGAPEAWGGPVYLLIWTTTPWTLPANLAICAGPEIGYVAVRDRKEGAIYVLAEARLAAHYPDAADYTIVARLPGRALDGWRYEPLFPYFAGEPNAFRVLNDGYVTTEDGTGLVHQAPAYGEDDFRVCTAAGIALADPLDENCRFTARVPEHAGTFCKDADKAIIRQLKEAGKLVHQTTLVHSYPFCERTDTPLIQRAIEAWYVRVEDVRDRLAAANAEIRWTPGYVGEKRFGNWLREAKDWNISRNRFWGSCIPVWVNEADPADCICVGSVAELEALSGQRVTDLHKHVIDAILIVRDGKTYRRTPEVLDCWFESGAMPYAQQHYPFEGADVLTRVFPAQFIAEGLDQTRGWFYYLLLLGVLLFDKAPFENVVVNGMVLAEDGKKMSKRLKNYPDPTYVLDTYGADAIRLYMIHSPVVRAENLRFSEHGVKQILRDLLIPWWNAYSFFVTYATVDGFCEEEVAAPDSPHELDRWIISSLETLVADVTAAMDAYDLQKSVRPFVLFVENLTNWYIRRSRRRFWKSQNDADKHYAYRTLRYVLVQLCQVAAPFTPFISEAIYRNLRGAGMPESVHLCDFPEANAAVRDEALERRMAQAQSAVNLGHFLRKQRDLKVRQPLARATLASADAAQLDDLRPMAGLIADELNVKEVSFAADEQAFVRLTAKANFKTLGRRLGKRMKAAADAIAVLPAAALAALTEGRGHTLDLGDGEGAVPLTAEDVLVQREEREGLTVANAGTLTLALETALDEALLCEGLAREFVSTVQGLRKEADLAISDRITLEVSGSDAVRAALEAHRDTICGETLCVGLRLVDEASGTAAELNGQPCVVVLKRKAV